A genomic stretch from Ptychodera flava strain L36383 unplaced genomic scaffold, AS_Pfla_20210202 Scaffold_30__1_contigs__length_3116999_pilon, whole genome shotgun sequence includes:
- the LOC139127289 gene encoding uncharacterized protein, translated as MASKSKIHDENINSNPWLDTSDEHEYLVTTRTSSQESQRPGTRFPVLSSLGDVSCSKTCFLVFLTVATVISNVAMVVTLPLYSQSLENKSDPYYLLFSSSLIFPFFFFALLLITKAFDRSVSLRLRAPLKYVLAAGCLNALNGLMIVYASDPSRTSPTLQAILSTSIIPFTVIARYVIIRQGVGWKRLACTGVVWSACSFRWSLLFSISMMKEALQETKVYQQQKECYGQSFSWSGFYHSLL; from the exons ATGGCGTCCAAGTCAAAGAttcatgatgaaaatattaacaGTAACCCTTGGCTAGATACCAGCGACGAACACGAATACCTGGTGACGACAAGGACAAGCAGTCAGGAAAGTCAGCGTCCAGGGACCAGATTTCCAGTTTTGTCTTCGCTGGGCGATGTTTCCTGTTCCAAGACGTGTTTCCTTGTTTTCCTGACGGTAGCTACTGTCATCAGTAATGTAGCCATGGTTGTAACACTACCATTGTATTCACAGTCACTTGAGAATAAGAGTGATCCATACTATCTGCTGTTTTCGTCATCATTGATATTCCCTTTCTTCTTCTTCGCGTTGCTTCTAATCACCAAGGCTTTCGATCGTAGCGTTAGTCTGCGTCTGAGGGCCCCGCTTAAATATGTGTTGGCAGCCGGTTGCTTGAACGCACTCAACGGGTTAATGATCGTGTACGCCAGCGACCCATCCAGAACCTCACCAACTCTACAGGCCATCCTTAGTACGTCAATCATTCCATTTACGGTCATTGCACGTTACGTCATCATAAGACAGG GCGTTGGATGGAAACGATTAGCATGTACTGGGGTTGTATGGTCGGCCTGTTCATTTCGATGGAGCCTGTTATTTTCAATATCGATGATGAAGGAAGCACTTCAGGAGACGAAGGTTTATCAACAGCAGAAAGAGTGTTATGGCCAATCATTTTCCTGGTCGGGTTTTTACCACTCGCTGTTATGA